Sequence from the Miscanthus floridulus cultivar M001 chromosome 16, ASM1932011v1, whole genome shotgun sequence genome:
AGTACTCCCAATTTGCTGTTAGTACTGTACTAACTATGCGCGCCTCCACTACGAGATCTCCGAATCATCCGGTCAATGCCTCCCTCTGCCAGACTGTTCCCTCCCTCTCACGTGCTGACAACTCCAAGCCGATCGATCCACGGCCGTTAGTATATATCGCCATCATCCCGATGGATCCCTGCGTTGATTAGTTAACAACAGTGGAAGTGAGCCGTGACCGTGAGCACCGCCACCATCTCCCACCACCTTTGCGGTGACatcaatggcggcggcggcaagaaCAACGAGCCTCCTTGCGGCGGCGTTGGCGGCGTTCCTGGCGCTGACGGCGGTGCCGGCGGTGCTGTGCCAGGCGCCGGGGCCGGCGGCGCCCAAGGGCCCGCCGAACGTGACGGCAATCCTGGAGAAAGGCGGGCAGTACACGACCTTCATCCGCCTGATGAAGTCGACGCAGCAGGACACGCAGCTCAACAGCCAGCTGAACAACTCGTTCGGGAGCGGGTACACGGTGTTCGCGCCCACCGACAACGCCTTCGCCAGCCTCAAGCCGGGCACGCTGAACAAGCTGTCGCAGCAGGAGCAGGTGTCGCTGGTGCAGTTCCACGTCCTGCCGGAGTTCTATTCCCTCAACTCCTTCGAGACCGCCAGCAACCCCATCCGCACGCAGGCGTCGGGCTCCGACGGGCCCTACACGCTCAACATCACCGCCGACAGCAACAGCCAGGTGAACGTGTCCACGGGCGTCGTCGCCACCCGCCTCGGCACCGCACTGCGCGCGACGCAGCCGCTCGCCGTCTACTCCGTCGACACCGTGCTGCTGCCCAACGAACTGTTCGGTGTCAAGCCCCCGGTGTCGGCGCCGCCCGCGCCCTCCAAGAAGCCCGCCAAGGGGGGATCCGTCGCCGAGGCGCCCGCCGGCGGCTCGGCCGACTCGGCGCCCTCTGGAGCGGCCGCGCGCGGCGCCAGGGTCACCGGCTGGATCTCGCTGGCCTCTCTGCTCCTGGGTGCCGCCGCCTGCACCCTGCTGTAAGAATGTAAACATGGTTCGTGTCGTGCAGAGGAGATCGTCTTTGTCTTCGTCGTTGTCTCGTCCCCAACGCGCGAGAGCCCTGTGCATGACTAGTTCTTGTTCCTGCAgtttcctttcctcctcttcgtcTTCACCTGGTTTGGAGAAACCGGGCCATGTGATTCTTTCCGATGCCTGAATGTTGATGACGCATTGACACGAGCTGTTAATTTCTCCATCTTTTTCTCCTCTTGATTCATCGATCTTGGATCTGATTGTGCTTTGTCATGACTAGAATTAGATTTTCTTTTTTTGTTAGCAAAATCAGTAGTACGTATATCTGAGTACTCTTTCTGATTCTTCCGGAGGAGCTGAAAATCTCTGCTTCAGAGGAGTCCGGCCCTCTTACAATTCACCCTATAGCAGGCCATGTGCTTGAGCCCGGCCCCATAGCCCAGACAGGCCCAGGGAGGGAAGCTAACCAAGCCCGCCCGCGCTAGCCCGGTCCAGACCCAGAGCCCTAAGCGTCCGTTCAACTTTGTGTATGTGATTCGCGTGAGCGAGCGACAAAGCGACGACGAGGGGTttggtgctgctgctgcagctgcagAGCACGCACGGGCACGGCGTAGCGCATTCTAGAGGTGATGGAGATGGAGGCCGCGCGAGGTGAGAGCGACGGCATGTCTGTCGGCGTGTGGTTGCCTGCCATCGCCAAGCAGCTCTCGTTGAGCCGTCGGTTTCTCCTCTTCTCCCGGCCTCGGCTCAGCTCTCTGAAGCAAGGAAGCTTGTGCAGGGCAGGTGTGCGGCGCAGCCTTGCGCGAGCTGGAAAAACTCAGGTGGCGACGGGTGCTCTGCTCACCTGTCGCCGACGCTATTTTATTCTCGCACGCATCGTCCGTCCAGGTTCTCTCATACAGTCAGTCATACGCACATGGGTACACATCGCATGAGATCTACAGAGGCGAAGACCCGATCCGATCACTTGGCGATCGCATTCTCTGTAGGACTTAACCGCCAAGAAAGGAGCTTCTTTTGTATAACGCGAGAATCATCACATTACTGGAAGTCTGAAACCTGAGATCTCGCATTCACGTATGCATGTCATGTAGAGTTGGGAGTTCAGGGTTCAGACAAGTTCCGGGTCGTCAGTTCAGAACTTGGCAACTTCAGAATTCAAGAATTCTATTCAGAACTTCAGAGTTTCGGATCAGGCGTTGCCGTGCGGGTAGGTGGCTCGGCATTTCTGCAAGTGTTCCCGTCTGGCGTGTCGCTGAAGACGAAGAGACTGTTTGTTCGTGCCCTTGCTGATCGGCGGTCGGTTTCCCGGTCGCTGCCGTGTCGTCGTCGCAGATATCTCCTCGTCCTCGTCAGCCTATTACTTCCAAAACGGACGCCATTCTCATTTTTCACACCGTTGCAGTTGCACTGCCATAGCTTCTTTTTTTTTCCCCCTGAAAAGAAATTTGCACTGGCATAGCCACCGGCCCACGAATTTCCACAGCAGCACGTTCAGAATGCACACCACCATTACGACCTTCAGTAAGATTTCACTGACCGCATACATACCATTACGACCTTCAGTAagattccaatgtaattcagggGGAAGAAAAAAAATGCTAGCATCGTCGTCCACAGTGTACTACTGTATTCAGGAAAGCTCTGCATTTGTACACGCCGAACGGGTTTCAGCACGCACGTCGTCGCGGCGTTGGGCGGACGCTGTCATTGCATTTACAGCTGGGGTCTGAAGTTGACACGCAGCTTGCAGTAGAACACTACAGGGGCATGGACTGTCGGTGGGATTCGTCTCTGCCCTGCCCAGTTGCATCAATGCATGCATGATTACGATATTCTTCTCTCTTTTGTTTAGAGAAGGCGTGATTAGGAGACAAATCAGCATACGTACGTATAACAAGCTTATTATCGCATTGTTTTTATCAGCGATTGCATAATGCAGCACATAATTGTCGAGCACCACTTTGTTTCCTCCCCACTAAATATACAACTCCCAGCCGACAGAACTGTTGCGGCCACCGTCACCATGTACTACATACATATGTATCGATACCTActcattcaaaaaaaaaaacatcttgtATTGTATCGATACCTACTCATCACAGGGGGAAAAAAAGAGATATTTGGATTTGGAGGCTTGGAGCTCCCTTGCGTTGCAGCAGGTAGAACATCGCTCTCTGCCAAGCTGGCAAGCCCTGACTCGCCGCCACATGCGGCAGCCTGAAAGTACGTACTTACATGCACATACGAGTGATGTACAGTGCAAAGTTACAAACATACCTACCTGTCTGGCACCACCAACGCGCACGCGTACAGTGCGTGTTTGCAAGCTTCCAAAATCCGCTGCCATCCACGGCAGGCCCCTCAAGTTTCAGACGATACATACACAGATAGACCTTTCCATGCATGTTTTCCGCTAGCCAGCTGCTACAGTACAACGGAAAAACACCCATGAATTTGATTTTTC
This genomic interval carries:
- the LOC136513591 gene encoding fasciclin-like arabinogalactan protein 11; protein product: MAAAARTTSLLAAALAAFLALTAVPAVLCQAPGPAAPKGPPNVTAILEKGGQYTTFIRLMKSTQQDTQLNSQLNNSFGSGYTVFAPTDNAFASLKPGTLNKLSQQEQVSLVQFHVLPEFYSLNSFETASNPIRTQASGSDGPYTLNITADSNSQVNVSTGVVATRLGTALRATQPLAVYSVDTVLLPNELFGVKPPVSAPPAPSKKPAKGGSVAEAPAGGSADSAPSGAAARGARVTGWISLASLLLGAAACTLL